A single region of the Stegostoma tigrinum isolate sSteTig4 chromosome 8, sSteTig4.hap1, whole genome shotgun sequence genome encodes:
- the LOC125456391 gene encoding transmembrane protein 125 — protein MPELSEIMSGNFPASRSRIQQSILEDQVELWWFQDLKRSILCYAVAVILILGTGLGGIVLLSTATSKSSEWRLGVGTVLCLLALCILLKQLMSSAIQDMNCMRNRSQIDKLRSGGLIDYLIILVAGVIILVCGHALIILANSDPYPSGRSWSDMLIAGTAITLAGYIILLSLLVYSLIFKFCPHIAASSPNRGVPSVYVISSGNAEGRPREFSSSTANLI, from the coding sequence ATGCCTGAGCTTTCCGAGATCATGTCTGGCAATTTCCCAGCAAGTCGTTCCCGGATCCAGCAGAGTATCCTGGAAGATCAGGTGGAATTATGGTGGTTCCAAGATCTTAAACGATCAATCCTGTGCTATGCTGTGGCTGTGATCCTAATCCTAGGAACTGGGTTGGGAGGAATTGTTCTATTATCTACAGCTACTAGTAAATCAAGTGAATGGAGGCTGGGAGTAGGGACTGTCCTGTGTCTTTTGGCTCTCTGCATTCTTTTAAAACAACTGATGAGCTCTGCTATCCAGGACATGAATTGCATGAGGAACCGATCACAGATTGACAAGTTAAGGAGTGGAGGCTTAATTGATTATTTGATTATTTTAGTTGCCGGAGTGATAATACTAGTCTGTGGCCATGCATTGATAATCCTAGCAAATTCTGATCCTTATCCTTCGGGTAGATCCTGGAGTGACATGTTAATTGCAGGCACTGCCATTACATTAGCTGGATACATTATTCTCCTCTCACTCCTGGTGTACAGTTTAATCTTCAAATTCTGCCCCCATATAGCTGCCAGCTCCCCAAACAGAGGGGTGCCAAGTGTTTATGTGATATCATCAGGCAATGCAGAGGGGAGGCCAAGGGAGTTTTCCTCCAGTACAGCCAATCTAATATAA
- the LOC125456501 gene encoding transmembrane protein 125-like — protein MSESSEIRSARYPANRSQIQQSILDDQMELWWFQDVKSSILCYSVALVLILAIGVGGIVLISTATSKSGEWRLGVGIFLCLLTLVILFKHLLTSAVQDMNCVRSRAQINRLRIGGLIDYLVILFTGFITLTSGYVLIILANADPYLSGQTWNDMLIAGVILTVAGSLILLLLFLYVIIFKLYPHLASRFTNRSVPTVYTISGGNIEERQWRFSSSTANLI, from the coding sequence ATGTCTGAGTCTTCTGAGATCAGGTCTGCTCGTTATCCAGCAAATCGTTCCCAGATTCAACAGAGTATTTTGGATGATCAGATGGAATTGTGGTGGTTCCAGGATGTTAAAAGTTCCATCTTATGTTATTCAGTGGCATTAGTTCTGATTCTAGCAATTGGAGTGGGGGGAATTGTCTTAATCTCTACAGCTACTAGTAAATCTGGAGAATGGAGGCTGGGAGTAGGCATTTTCTTGTGTTTATTAACTTTAGTTATCCTCTTTAAACATCTACTGACctctgctgtacaggacatgaaCTGTGTAAGGAGTCGAGCTCAGATTAATAGGTTAAGGATTGGAGGATTAATTGATTATTTGGTTATTTTATTCACTGGATTCATAACACTGACCAGTGGTTATGTACTGATAATCCTGGCAAATGCTGACCCTTATCTTTCAGGTCAAACCTGGAATGATATGTTAATTGCTGGAGTGAttctcactgttgctgggtcccTTATTCTCCTTTTACTCTTTCTCTATGTTATAATATTCAAGCTCTATCCCCACTTAGCATCTAGGTTCACAAACAGAAGTGTCCCAACTGTATATACCATATCGGGAGGTAACATAGAAGAGAGGCAATGGAGATTCTCCTCCAGTACAGCCAATCTGATATGA